From one Butyricimonas faecihominis genomic stretch:
- the pepT gene encoding peptidase T yields the protein MLPVVERFIRYAKIHTESDRETGLVPSTPGQLQFAYLLCEEMQKIGMQDVAVDDYGYVMGFVPANADRECPSIGFIAHMDTSPDMTGKHVKPQIIENYKGNDVLLNKEKGFTLSPDDFPELMNYVGTDLIVTDGNTLLGADDKAGIAEILTAMEYLIQHPEIKHGRIAVCFTPDEEIGEGVDHFDLKKFGAKFAYTLDGGEIGELECENFNAALARLTFKGRNFHPGYAKNKMVNSIKVANEFMASLPKKEAPEYTSGYEGFFHVYSIKGTVEETLLEILIRDFDKERFEWRKDVIENGVREYSKKYDLPVLLEMKDQYANMKERLEPVRYIVEIAKQAMAELGIKPLIVPIRGGTNGSRLSFMGLPTPNLSNGAHNGHGRYEYIPVSSMEKIVSVIVKISELCAKI from the coding sequence ATGCTGCCAGTAGTTGAGCGTTTTATCAGGTATGCTAAGATTCATACAGAATCGGATCGGGAGACGGGTTTAGTTCCAAGTACTCCGGGACAATTGCAGTTCGCTTATCTTCTTTGCGAGGAGATGCAGAAAATAGGAATGCAGGATGTTGCTGTGGATGATTACGGGTATGTTATGGGTTTTGTACCTGCTAATGCAGATAGAGAGTGTCCTTCGATCGGTTTTATCGCTCACATGGATACCAGTCCGGACATGACGGGCAAACACGTGAAACCTCAGATTATAGAGAATTACAAGGGAAATGACGTGTTGTTGAACAAGGAAAAGGGATTCACGCTGTCACCAGATGATTTCCCGGAGCTGATGAATTATGTCGGAACAGATTTGATTGTTACGGACGGTAACACGCTTTTGGGGGCGGATGATAAAGCGGGAATTGCCGAGATACTGACGGCCATGGAATATTTGATTCAACACCCGGAAATAAAACATGGACGGATTGCTGTTTGTTTCACTCCTGATGAAGAAATCGGTGAAGGAGTAGATCATTTCGATTTGAAAAAATTCGGGGCTAAATTCGCCTATACTTTGGATGGTGGTGAGATTGGAGAATTAGAGTGCGAGAATTTCAATGCTGCATTGGCTCGTTTGACTTTCAAAGGACGTAATTTCCATCCGGGATATGCCAAGAATAAAATGGTCAATTCAATCAAAGTGGCTAATGAATTTATGGCTAGTCTCCCTAAAAAAGAAGCACCCGAATATACTTCCGGCTACGAAGGTTTCTTCCATGTTTATTCCATTAAGGGGACAGTAGAGGAGACATTGTTGGAGATATTGATCCGTGATTTTGATAAGGAGCGTTTTGAATGGAGAAAAGACGTGATTGAAAATGGAGTTCGGGAATATTCAAAGAAGTATGATTTACCGGTACTTTTGGAAATGAAGGATCAGTATGCAAATATGAAAGAACGTTTGGAACCGGTGAGATATATCGTGGAAATAGCTAAACAGGCCATGGCAGAACTGGGTATTAAACCTTTGATTGTTCCTATTCGCGGTGGTACTAATGGGTCAAGATTATCATTTATGGGATTGCCCACGCCGAACTTATCCAATGGGGCACATAACGGGCATGGACGTTATGAGTATATACCCGTGTCTTCTATGGAGAAAATCGTGAGCGTGATTGTGAAGATTTCCGAGTTATGTGCTAAAATATAA
- a CDS encoding DUF3078 domain-containing protein — MKRFFAIALFVLGLGQLYAQPVRDTAWTKAGYFGLKLTQVSLSSWSAGGESALAFDSQITYSADFKRDRQLWQNRLELGYGLTKNDGKSARKTNDKIYFASTYGYQIYKTLYWSALLNFNTQFAKGYDYNIEDSDFISKFMAPGYLMIGTGVTWSPNKIFTATFTPASWRGTIVADSRLSDEGAFGVDKGKHLLSEFGANLKAEVNYEFLPNMKVYSRLELYSNYLEDPQNVDVRWEVQLNMAINKWFSTTLSTNLLYDNDVKIAQKDGTAGPRVQFKEVLGVGLQINF; from the coding sequence ATGAAAAGATTCTTTGCTATTGCCCTATTTGTATTGGGTTTAGGACAATTGTATGCGCAACCGGTAAGAGATACTGCGTGGACAAAAGCCGGTTACTTCGGGTTAAAATTAACGCAAGTAAGTTTGAGTAGTTGGTCTGCCGGAGGTGAGTCTGCCTTGGCATTTGATAGCCAGATAACATATAGTGCCGATTTTAAACGAGATCGCCAGTTGTGGCAAAATCGTTTGGAACTGGGATACGGTTTGACGAAAAATGATGGTAAGAGTGCCCGGAAAACAAACGATAAGATATATTTCGCCTCCACTTACGGGTATCAGATTTACAAGACACTTTACTGGAGTGCTTTATTGAACTTCAACACGCAGTTTGCGAAAGGATACGATTACAATATCGAGGATTCTGACTTTATTTCAAAGTTTATGGCTCCGGGATACTTGATGATTGGTACCGGTGTTACTTGGAGTCCGAATAAGATATTCACGGCCACTTTTACTCCGGCCTCTTGGAGAGGAACTATTGTAGCTGACAGTCGTTTGTCAGATGAGGGGGCTTTCGGTGTGGATAAAGGAAAACATCTGTTATCCGAGTTTGGTGCAAACTTGAAGGCAGAGGTGAATTACGAGTTTTTGCCTAACATGAAGGTTTATTCTCGTCTGGAATTGTATTCCAATTATCTGGAAGATCCTCAGAACGTGGATGTTCGCTGGGAGGTTCAATTAAATATGGCCATTAATAAATGGTTCTCAACGACTTTATCAACTAACCTGTTATATGACAATGATGTAAAGATCGCCCAAAAAGACGGTACTGCGGGGCCGCGGGTACAGTTTAAGGAAGTGTTGGGAGTGGGACTTCAGATAAATTTCTAA